A window of Nonomuraea angiospora genomic DNA:
AGTGATGTTCCGCCGTACTTCTGTATCACCAGGTCCATCGGTCTACTCCTGCGCCACGTCGTCTTCCGCAGGCTTCCCGGCCGCCGTCATCACGTCCCCCAGCTTTCGCGGCGCAGCCGGGACGGGGTGCCGAGCCGCACCGACTCGGCCGCCGCCCGCCTGTAGTACAACTGCGCGTCGTTGTCGGAGCGCATGCCCGCGGCACCGTGGACCTGCATGGTCCGCGTCGTGACGGTGCGGGCCAGGTCCGACGCCGCCGCGAGGTTGGCCGCCGCGTGCGCGGCCGCGTCGCGGTCGTTCACCAGCAGGCGCGTCGCGTCGATGTGCATCGACAGCTCGCTGAGCCGGAACGCCAGGCCCTGGAACTTGCCGATGGGCTGGCCGAACTGGCGGCGCGTCTTGGCGTGGTCGACGGCGTGATCGAGCGCCGCCTGGGCGAGGCCCACCAGGTACGCCGCCTGGCGCACCCGCGCGTTGGCCAGCGCCGCCTCCCACTCGGCGGAGGAGCCGGCCCAGGCGGTCACGGGCGTGCCCGCGAACTCGACCTCGTACGCCTCGCCGCGGCTCGTCTCCTCGTGCCGCCGCATCGTGATGGACGGATGGTCCGCGCTCACGAGCGCCAGGCGCATTCCGGCGCCCTCGTCGACGCCGCCCACGACGAAGTGGTCCACCTCCGCCG
This region includes:
- a CDS encoding acyl-CoA dehydrogenase family protein, producing the protein MTAVETTAIADFFDEDLAPLVRRMADRPRAEGGGEDSREIRAMVWEGLVGLGALRASDTVRLAELLGSVLYQGPLLDTLTARELLPDHDLGQAPVALAVAAEPWSGQDGAISARRAFVGFAAEVDHFVVGGVDEGAGMRLALVSADHPSITMRRHEETSRGEAYEVEFAGTPVTAWAGSSAEWEAALANARVRQAAYLVGLAQAALDHAVDHAKTRRQFGQPIGKFQGLAFRLSELSMHIDATRLLVNDRDAAAHAAANLAAASDLARTVTTRTMQVHGAAGMRSDNDAQLYYRRAAAESVRLGTPSRLRRESWGT